The Couchioplanes caeruleus sequence GGCACCCGGCCGAGCTGCCGTTCTACGCCTTCATGGCGATACTCAACGTGCTCATCATCGTCGCGATCGTGCAAGCCGCCGTGATGCTGCCGTACCTGCCGGAGCGCCTCGCCGACTCCGGGTGGGCGACGGCGGTGCGCTCCGCGCTGATCGCCCTGCTGCTCCTCGTCCCCGCACTCATCGTGATCCGCGAGACGCAGCGCGCGTCGGTACGCGGCACCGCCGTGGAGCTGTCGCCACGCCAGTACGGCGACCTGTACCGCACGGCGGACGACTTCGCGCGCCGCCTCGAGCTCCGCCGCCGCCCGCAGATCTACCTCAGCAACGGCAACGGCGCCCTGAACGCCTTCGCGGCGCAGGCGACCGGCCACGACTACGTGGTGCTGTCCAACGAGCTGTTCGTGAATCTGTACCACCACAACCAGGACGGCCTGCGGTTCATCCTGGGACACGAGCTCGGCCACATCCGGCTGCACCACGTCTCGTTGTGGTACCAGCTCTCGGTGGCGTACTCCGAACGGATCCCCCTGCTGGGACCGGCCCTGTCCCGGCTGCGGGAATACTCCTGCGACCGGCACGGCGCCCATCTGTCGCCCCGGGGAATGACCGGCCTGGTGCTGCTCGCCTCGGGCCGGCACACCGAGAACGTCGTCGACGTGGACGAGCTGGTCCGCCAGGGCCGGGAGCTCCGTGGCTTCTGGGTCGGGCTGTCGCAGCTTCCGCGCTCGCACCCGTTCACCGTGCGCCGGCTGGAGCGCCTCTACCGCCTCGGCCTCTTCCACGCCCGCCTCCACAAGACCACAGCGGACACCGCACCCTAGACGCCTTCGAGCGGAGATCTAGACGCCTTCGCGGGCGGAGATGCGGCCCGTGCGGGCCGCGGCGACCAGGCGCTGGTAGGCGCTCTCGTTGCGGTCCGCGTAGGCCTCCGCGAATTCCACCAGGGCCTGGTCGAAGGCGTCGCCGTCGCCGAGGTAGGCGGACATGGCGATCCGGTCGCCGGTGCGGGCGTGGGCGCGGGCGAGGGTCCAGCCGCAGACCGCGCCGTATGTCCGCATCGCCTCGGGGTCCATGGTCGCGATGAGAGCCGAGCCCTTCCAGTCGCGCAGTTGCCGTACCGAGAAGTCGCGGGTGCGGCCGTCGATGCCCGCGAAGGTCTGCCAGCCGAGGAAGATGTCGCCGGTGGCCTGCATCAGCCGCTGGCCGGACACGACCCGCTCCCCCTCGCTGCGCCACGCGGCCGGGGGGCAGGGCTCCACATGAGGTGCCAGAACCGAGGGCATCGCCTCTTTCACCTGCAACAGCAGCGGGTCGTCCTGGTCACGGCCGCTCAGGAGCACGATCCAGCAGCGGGTGCCGACGCTGCCGACACCGACGACCTTGCGGGCCATGTCCACGAAGCGGAATGCGCGGAACAGATGCCGCCGATCTCCGGCCAGGGTCTCGGCGTACCCGGCCAGCAGGTCGCGCATCTGTGTCTCCAGATCCGCGCGATCGGTGTCGGGCAGCAGGTCGGTCAGCGGCACGATCAGCGGCGGGTCGGCCACGATG is a genomic window containing:
- a CDS encoding M48 family metallopeptidase; this encodes MSTSTRQHTTGGSPLRHPAELPFYAFMAILNVLIIVAIVQAAVMLPYLPERLADSGWATAVRSALIALLLLVPALIVIRETQRASVRGTAVELSPRQYGDLYRTADDFARRLELRRRPQIYLSNGNGALNAFAAQATGHDYVVLSNELFVNLYHHNQDGLRFILGHELGHIRLHHVSLWYQLSVAYSERIPLLGPALSRLREYSCDRHGAHLSPRGMTGLVLLASGRHTENVVDVDELVRQGRELRGFWVGLSQLPRSHPFTVRRLERLYRLGLFHARLHKTTADTAP